One genomic window of Capricornis sumatraensis isolate serow.1 chromosome 15, serow.2, whole genome shotgun sequence includes the following:
- the ADNP gene encoding activity-dependent neuroprotector homeobox protein produces MFQLPVNNLGSLRKARKTVKKILSDIGLEYCKEHIEDFKQFEPNDFYLKNTTWEDVGLWDPSLTKNQDYRTKPFCCSACPFSSKFFSAYKSHFRNVHSEDFENRILLNCPYCTFNADKKTLETHIKIFHAPNASAPSSSLSTFKDKSKSDGLKPKQADSVEQAVYYCKKCTYRDPLYEIVRKHIYREHFQHVAAPYIAKAGEKSLNGAVPLGANAREESSIHCKRCLFMPKSYEALVQHVIEDHERIGYQVTAMIGHTNVVVPRSKPLMLIAPKPQEKKGMGLQSRIGSLASGNVRSLPSQQMVNRLSIPKPNLNSTGVSMMSSVHLQQNNYGVKPVGQGYGAGQSVRLGLGGSAPVSIPQQSQSVKQLLPSGNGRSYGLGSEQRTQAPARYSLQSPNAPPLSSGQLKSPSLSQSQASRVLGQSSSKPTAAATGPPPPNTSSTQKWKICTICNELFPENVYSVHFEKEHKAEKVPAVANYIMKIHNFTSKCLYCNRYLPTDTLLNHMLIHGLSCPYCRSTFNDVEKMAAHMRMVHVDEEMGPKTDSTLSFDLTLQQGSHTNIHLLVTTYNLRDAPAESVAYHAQNNPPIPPKPQPKVQEKADIPVKSSPQAAVPYKKDVGKTLCPLCFSILKGPISDALAHHLRERHQVIQTVHPVEKKLTYKCIHCLGVYTSNMTASTITLHLVHCRGVGKAQNGQDKTNAPSRLNQSPGLAPVKRTYEQMEFPLLKKRKLDEDSDSPGFFEEKPEEPVVLALDPKGHEDDSYEARKSFLTKYFNKQPYPTRREIEKLAASLWLWKSDIASHFSNKRKKCVRDCEKYKPGVLLGFNMKELNKVKHEMDFDAEWLFENHDEKDSRVNASKTADKKLNLGKEDDSSSDSFENLEEESNGSDSPFDPVFEVEPKIPNDNPEEHIPKVISEDALETEKLDQKEEDGSKYETIHLTEEPAKLMHDASDSEVDQDDVVEWKDGASPSESGPGSQQVSDFEDNTCEMKTGTWSDESSQSEDARSSKPAAKKKASVQGDREQLKWKNSSYGKVEGFWSKDQSQWKNATENDERLSNPQIEWQNSTIDSEDGEQFDNMTDGVADPMHSSLTGVKLSSQQA; encoded by the exons ATGTTCCAACTTCCTGTCAACAATCTTGGCAGTTTAAGAAAAGCCCGGAAAACTGTGAAAAAAATACTTAGTGACATTGGGTTGGAATACTGTAAAGAACACATAGAA GACTTTAAACAGTTTGAACCTAATgacttttatttgaaaaacacTACATGGGAGGATGTAGGACTATGGGACCCTTCGCTTACAAAAAACCAG gACTATCGGACAAAACCTTTTTGCTGCAGCGCTTGcccattttcttcaaaatttttctctgcCTACAAAAGTCATTTCCGGAATGTCCATAGTGAAGACTTTGAAAATAGGATTCTTCTTAATTGCCCCTACTGTACGTTCAATGCAGACAAAAAGACTTTGGAaacacacattaaaatatttcatgctCCAAACGCCAGCGCACCAAGTAGCAGCCTCAGCACTttcaaagataaaagcaaaagtgATGGCCTTAAACCTAAGCAGGCTGACAGTGTAGAGCAAGCTGTTTATTACTGTAAGAAGTGCACTTACCGAGATCCTCTTTATGAAATAGTTAGGAAGCACATTTACAGGGAACATTTTCAGCATGTGGCAGCACCTTACATAGCAAAGGCAGGAGAAAAATCACTCAATGGTGCAGTCCCCTTAGGCGCAAATGCCCGGGAGGAAAGTAGTATTCACTGCAAGCGCTGCCTTTTCATGCCGAAGTCTTACGAAGCTCTGGTCCAGCATGTCATCGAGGACCACGAGCGCATAGGCTACCAGGTCACTGCCATGATCGGCCACACGAATGTGGTGGTGCCCCGGTCCAAGCCCCTGATGCTGATTGCTCCCAAGCCTCAAGAGAAGAAGGGCATGGGGCTCCAATCGAGAATTGGTTCCCTTGCTTCTGGAAACGTACGGTCTTTGccatcacagcagatggtgaacAGACTCTCAATACCAAAGCCTAACTTAAATTCCACAGGTGTCAGCATGATGTCCAGCGTCCACCTACAGCAGAACAACTACGGAGTCAAACCCGTAGGCCAGGGCTATGGCGCTGGTCAGTCAGTGAGACTGGGGCTGGGTGGCAGTGCCCCGGTCTCCATCCCTCAGCAGTCTCAGTCTGTGAAGCAGTTACTTCCAAGTGGAAATGGGAGATCTTACGGTCTTGGGTCAGAGCAGAGGACCCAGGCACCAGCAAGATACTCACTGCAGTCTCCGAATGCCCCGCCTCTCTCTTCAGGCCAGTTAAAGTCTCCATCCCTCTCCCAGTCACAGGCATCCAGAGTATTAGGTCAGTCCAGCTCCAAGCCAACTGCAGCTGCCACTGGCCCTCCACCACCCAATACTTCCTCAACTCAGAAGTGGAAAATATGTACAATCTGTAATGAGCTTTTTCCTGAAAATGTATATAGTGTGCACTTCGAAAAAGAACATAAAGCTGAGAAAGTCCCAGCAGTAGCCAACTACATTATGAAAATACACAATTTCACTAGCAAATGCCTTTACTGTAATCGCTATTTGCCCACAGACACTCTGCTCAACCATATGCTAATTCATGGTCTGTCGTGTCCGTATTGCCGGTCAACCTTCAATGACGTGGAAAAGATGGCGGCTCACATGCGGATGGTTCACGTGGACGAAGAGATGGGACCTAAAACAGATTCCACTCTGAGTTTTGATTTGACATTGCAGCAGGGTAGTCACACTAACATCCATCTCCTTGTAACCACGTATAACCTGAGGGATGCTCCTGCTGAGTCTGTTGCTTACCATGCCCAAAATAACCCACCCATCCCTCCAAAGCCACAGCCAAAAGTGCAGGAAAAGGCAGATATTCCTGTTAAAAGCTCACCTCAAGCTGCAGTGCCCTATAAGAAAGATGTTGGGAAAACCCTTTGCCCTCTTTGCTTTTCAATCCTGAAAGGACCCATATCCGACGCACTTGCACATCACTTACGAGAGAGGCACCAGGTGATTCAGACAGTCCATCCAGTGGAGAAGAAACTCACCTACAAGTGCATCCACTGCCTCGGCGTGTACACCAGCAACATGACCGCCTCGACCATCACCCTGCACCTGGTCCACTGCAGGGGCGTGGGCAAGGCCCAGAACGGCCAGGACAAGACAAACGCACCTTCGCGGCTGAACCAGTCCCCCGGCCTGGCACCTGTGAAGCGCACTTACGAGCAAATGGAGTTCCCCTTGCTGAAGAAGCGAAAGTTAGATGAAGATAGCGATTCACCCGGCTTCTTTGAAGAGAAGCCTGAGGAGCCTGTTGTTTTAGCTTTAGACCCTAAGGGTCATGAAGATGATTCCTATGAAGCCAGGAAAAGCTTCCTaacaaaatatttcaacaaaCAACCTTATCCCACCAGGAGAGAAATTGAGAAGCTGGCGGCAAGCTTATGGTTgtggaagagtgacattgcttcCCATTTTAGTAACAAGAGGAAGAAGTGTGTCAGAGACTGTGAAAAGTACAAGCCTGGTGTGTTACTGGGCTTCAACATGAAAGAGTTAAACAAAGTTAAGCATGAGATGGATTTTGATGCTGAGTGGCTATTTGAAAATCATGATGAGAAGGATTCCAGAGTCAATGCTAGTAAAACAGCAGACAAAAAGCTCAATCTTGGGAAGGAAGATGACAGTTCCTCAGACAGTTTTGAAAATTTGGAGGAAGAATCCAATGGGAGTGATAGCCCTTTTGACCCTGTTTTTGAAGTTGAGCCTAAAATCCCTAATGATAACCCAGAGGAACACATACCGAAGGTAATTTCTGAAGATGCTTTAGAAACTGAGAAGCTAGACCAAAAAGAGGAGGATGGTTCAAAATATGAAACTATTCATTTGACTGAGGAGCCAGCCAAACTAATGCATGATGCCTCTGATAGTGAGGTTGACCAAGATGATGTTGTTGAGTGGAAAGATGGTGCTTCTCCATCTGAGAGCGGCCCCGGTTCCCAACAGGTGTCAGACTTTGAGGACAACACGTGTGAGATGAAAACAGGAACCTGGTCCGATGAGTCT